The Alcaligenes faecalis sequence CATCACATCCAGAATCGGCATCATGATGCGACGCAGCCAGTTAAAGCTGGCCATCAACAAACCTAGTGGTATGCCTATCAGGACAGACAGGAAAACGGCCACAATCATCAGCGCCAGGGTCTGCATGGCGGCATCCCACAGGCCGATCAAGCCGATGAGAAACAACATGGCCCCCATAGCGACGGAAAACAGAATCCGGCGACTGGCAGCCCAACCCAGCACCACCACCACCAGCACGACCGCCCACCACGGGCTGCTGCGCAAGATGGACTCCATGAAAACCAGCATATCCAGCAAAGGCTGGGTCAGCGCGCGCAAGGTACTGGAATAATTATCAACCAGGTCACCCACGAACTGATCGATAGGCAAACGTAAGGCGCGCGGATCAATCAACTCAGGAAACATAAAAAACACTCCGTAAAACTCGTGCATACACGGCGCGGGCATGCTGCCCGGCCATGAGCCTGCCGGTCACACTGTAACCAGACACAAAAGCGAGGTACGGCTCAGTGCCCACACCCAAAAGAATGCAGATACCGAGGCCGGCCTCGCTTACACAACAACACGAATACTAAAGAGCGGCTTTTACGCGCTGAGCCACTTCCATGGGCACCCACTTGGACCAGATGTCCTCGTGCTCTTTCAGGAACCAGTGCGCCACATCCTCGGGCTCACCCTCGGTTTTTTCCATATGAGCCATGGTGTTGTTCATCAACTCCAAAGGCACGCTGACATTGGCCAGGAAAGCCGTCAGTTCGGGAGCTTGCTTGGAGAACTCGGTATTCACGGCAGTGAACACGGGGTTTTCTGGGTAATCGCTAGGCTCTGGATTGGCACAATTAGGATCGGTCAGACATCCGTGCTTTTTCTCGTCATAAGCGGGCAATTCCAGCTTGACCAGATCCATGGAACCCACCAGCGGTGTGGGGTACCAGTAGTAGAACACGATGTTTTCCTTGCGCTGGTAAGCAGAGGTCAAGGCAGCCTTCTGCGTGGCACCGGTACCGGGCGAGAACAAGGTGTAGGTATCACCCAGTTTCAGGGCATTGAACAGATTGCCACTGACCACTTCACACCCCCAGCCTGCCGGGCAGCCATAAAAACGGCCTTTACCGGGTTCTTCAGGGTCTTTGAATTCATCCTTGAACTTGGGCAAATCCGCCGCGGACTTCAGTTCAGGCAGGCGCTCGGCGGTATAGCGTGGAATGAACCAGGCTTCGCCACCCATATAAATATCGCCAATACGTTTTACATTCCCCGTGGCTTGTGCCTGTTTCCAGGGATCAGCCACACTGTTGAGCCAGATTTCCGTGTTGACATCCAGGTCGCCTCGCTCCAATGCAGCCAAAGCCGGAAGCGTCTCGACCGAGATGACCTCAGTCTTGCAGCCATAGCCCTTGTCAGCGATAAAACGCTCGACTTCAGTCAGGACCAGGTTGGATTCCCAATTCATGCCGCCAAAGCGAACAGCACGATCCAGTTCGCAGGAAACCGGGGTAGCGGCTTGTGCGGCGGACGACAAACCCAGCAAAACGCTGGTCAGCACAGAGGCTTGAATCAGGGGAAAGCGGTGCAAGCGCGACTTGGCACCGGCGTGAGGGAAGTATGAAGACATGATGCTCCTCCTTGAGTTACTGTGGACGCGTCCTGCATGATCAGTCAGCGCCAAGGCTAAAGGGGTGTGCGGAAGACGATGCTCTTATCGCCAATACATACCTACGTATAGACGAGTGCCAGGCACTCACGAAAACCCGGAACGATACGTATGGGTAAACACCCTTTTTATATCGTTCTGCGCCTTGACCGAAACAAAACGGCTGGGCCAGGTCACACCGCGCGGGGCGATGATTTGGTGCGAATAGAACACGCTGCACAAGCGGTTCTGGATCGAATTGATGAATAAGACAAGAAGGCCATTCTACGGGTCTTTGCAATCAAAAACAAATTATTACTGCGCAAAACCAGTTAAAGTCAAAAATATGTCAATGGCTAAAACGCAACAAACCCCTTGTTTGGCGTGGTTTTGAGGATTTTATAAACTTTTTTTTGTTACTTAATAATTCAGAGCCAATTCAGGGGTTTAAAAACCGGGCTCCCAAAGGCCAATGAGCAGGCATAAAACCTTGTCATTGGCTCTTTGGATAACTGACTTAAGGCTGATACATGTAATCCCGTCGCCATGGATACACGACGCCGGGCGCATACTCCAGTTCCTGAGCCCGTCCTACACTTTGGGCCTGAGCCAAAACCTGATGCAAGGCGATCCAGCCATGCTCAAAACCCATTGCACATCCAGCCAGATACACCCGATAAGCACGCAGGGATTTTTGGCCCTGCTCCGAATCCAGCGCCGTCTTGGCCTTGTCCAACTGACTTTCCAGTGCATCGCTCCAGGCCCACAAGGTACGCGCATAGTGGGGACGAAGATTTTCAATATCCAGCCCTTCCAGACCGCCTTCCGCCAAATGACGCAATACATGACTGATATGAGTCAGCTCCCCACCAGGGAAAATGTATTTCTCGATAAAGTCGCCCATCCCAGCACCCAATTGGCTATTGTCCACTCCACCGGCCGTAATACCGTGATTCAGAATCAAACCGCCGGGCTTGACCAAACGACGCAGCTTGTCAAAATAGGCCGTCAACTGTGCTCGCCCCACATGCTCGAACATACCTACCGAGGCCAGCTTGTCATAAGGCTTGAGTTCATCGAGCTCACGATAATCAAGCAGCATCATACGGGCCCGGCCCGACAGACCTTTTTGCTCGATCAGCCCATTCACATAGGCATGCTGGTTACGGGACAAGGTAATACCTGTCACGTCCACATCGTAATGTTCAGCCGCCCACATCAACAATCCGCCCCACCCGGCACCGACATCCAGAAAACGCTCACCCGGTTGCAAGCGCAGCTTGCGGCAAATGTGATCCAGCTTGGCTTCCTGAGCCTGGGCCAGCGTCATGTCCGGTTCGCGGTAATAAGCGCAGGAATAAACCCGACGCGGGTCCAGCCACAAGGCGTAGAAATCGTCCGACAAATCGTAATGAAACTGGATCTGCTTGGCGTCCTTTTCCTGCGAGTGACGCCAGACCGAAGTCAGGTGCTTGATAATGGAGGTCAGCCAGCCCGCCTGAGCGGCATCAACTGGTGAACCCGGCAAGATATCAGCCGCCAACTGCATCAAATCCCGCATGGACCCTTCAAAGTCCATACGTCCCTCCACGTAGGCCTCACCCAACTGCCCGGACTGTCCGGCAGCCAGTTGCGCCAAGGTGGCATTGTCTTTGATCGTCAGATGAACCGATGCGTTGGCTGTTCCAACCTGCTCCCCATTGGGCAAGGTCAGTCGAACCGGGACGCTGAGTCGATCTAATTTGGCTTGGACCATGGATGAAATTGAACTCAACTTCGCCTCCTTGCATGTAAACAAACAAAGATGACAATGTGTCGCCTGCATCGACACACCGCACGTAAGCCGTCAATCCTGTAGCCTAATACAATCAGCCCCTGGATCCGTTGCATCAAAGTCACGAATCACATATTTCAAACCTAAAGCACTCACCCCGATATTGACCTCACCCCATGCTAAACTGCCTGCCTTTGGCCCATTGCATCGGCTTGCATTGATGCGCGGCACAGGGTAATGGGTTCGGGCTCTCGGCCAGGATCTGCCCCACCTTAATACTTGGCCCGATGACACGCAACCACTCCCCTGCTTTTCCGCCCTGGCTCATTTTGATGGGGCTGCTCACGGCCCTGGGGCCTTTGGCCATTGACATGTACCTGCCCGCCTTCCCGGCGATGGCCCAGAGCCTGAACACCTCGGCAGGCATGGTAGAGCGCACACTGGCAAGTTTCCTCTTGGGTGTTGGTGTGGCCCAGTTGGTCTATGGCCCCATGGCAGACCGTTTCGGCCGCAAGCTGCCCTTGCTGATGGGCGTGCTGATCTTCACCACCGCTTCTTTTTTCTGTGCGCGCGCCAGCAATATTGATGAGCTCACTGCCTGGCGTATTGTGCAGGCCTTTGGAGGGGCGGCAGGCATGGCCATTCCCCGTGCCGTGATCCGGGATCGATTCGAGACCCGTGAAGCCGCCCGTGCCTTGTCCATGCTGATGCTGATCATGGGCGTCATGCCGATTCTAGCCCCGCTGATTGGCGGTCAGATCCTGCTGTTCAGTGACTGGCGCGGCATCTTCTACTTCATGGCAGGCTGTGGTGTACTCCTGTGGTTGCTGACTTTTTTCACCATGAAAGAGTCCCTGGCCCCCGAGCACGTACTGCCACTGCAGCCCAAGCTGATTGCACATAATTACAGCGCCTTGCTGCGCGACAAGCCCTTCATGTTTTATTCCCTGGCCGCCGGTTTCAGCTCTGCGGGTATGTTTGCCTACATCGCCGGATCGCCACGCGTCTTTATTGATTTATTTTCAGTCGAACCGCGCCATTTTGGGTTTTATTTTGGCGCCAATGCCGCCTGTTTGATTGTTTTCTCTCAGGTCAGTGCCCGCTTGCTCAATACGTACAGCCCGCCCACCTTGTTGCGCGTGGCGCAGGGACTGCAGGTAATCTTTACTGTGCTGGGCGCGACTCTGACCCTGTCGGGCGTGCTGGACCTGACCTGGCTGATGGTGACCCTGATGGGCTTTATGGCTTGCCAGGGCTTTGTAAACCCCAACTCCGCCGCCCTTGCCCTGTCTGAGCAAGGCCATCGTCTGGGAACCGCTTCGGCCCTGATGGGCGCTTTGCAAATGTTATGTGGAGCGTTGGCCGGTTTCGCCGTCAGCAGTTGGGCTGCTCCCAATGCTTTGCCATTGACCGCGGTATTGGCGATCTGTGCCATCTTATCGTGGCTGTTTGGCCGCAATGCCGCGAGGAAAGCACGGTAAAACTTGATCTAAGTGATTTTTCCATATTAGAATAATCTTCTTTGTACCCCAGCACTGGGGTTAACACGATCCTAATTTTACAATCGCCCGCGGCTTTTTTCGTTTAGCGGAGGCTGATTTAGATCTCAAGGGGTATGACCATGGCACGCGTATGCCAAGTGACCGGAAAAGGCCCAATGTCGGGCAACAATGTTTCGCACGCCAACAATAAAACCAAGCGTCGCTTCCTGCCAAACCTGCAGTCCCGTCGTTTCTGGGTTGAAAGTGAAAACCGCTGGGTTCGCCTGCGCGTTTCCGCTAACGCTATCCGCACCATCGACAAGAACGGTATCGACTCCGTTCTGGCCGACATGCGCTCCCGCGGCGAAAAATACTAAGCTGCGCTTCTTAAACATTTAACCAGGAGCTCATCATGGCTAAAGGTATACGCGAAAAAATCAAACTCGAATCGTCCGCCGGCACCGGTCATTTCTACACCACCACCAAAAACAAGCGCAACATGCCTGAAAAAATGGTGATCAAGAAATTTGACCCCGTCGTTCGCAAGCACGTCGAGTACAAAGAAACCAAGCTGCGTTAATTCGCGCCCCGCACTCACTGCGGATTGGTTTTCAAAAAAGCCCCTGCCCTGCAGGGGTTTTTTTTGCCCCTCACAGGCTGCTGTGACAGGCCTGCCTCCTGTCTGCCATTACGCTCATGCACACTGCCCACCTTGCAGCCGTCCACAGCGAGATTTGCCCCGTATAATGGCGGATACTCCTTTACTTTTGTCTAAAACGGTATTGCCACTCATGCAGGAACGTTACAACCCCAGCGAGGTTGAACAACTCGCTCAGCAAAACTGGACCGATCGGGACGCCTATCGCGCCGTCGAAAACGCCACCGCTCCCGATGGCTCGCTCAAACCCAAGTTTTACGCATGCTCCATGCTGCCCTACCCCAGCGGCAAGCTACATATGGGCCACGTGCGCAACTACACCATCAATGACATGATGGCGCGCCAGCTACGCATGCGCGGTTTTAACGTTCTCATGCCCATGGGCTGGGATGCTTTTGGCATGCCCGCTGAAAACGCTGCCATCAAATCGCAAGTACCACCCGCCAAGTGGACTTACGACAACATCGCCTACATGAAAAAGCAGATGCAGGCGATGGGGCTGGCCATCGACTGGTCGCGCGAAATGTGCGCCTGCGACCCCGACTACTACAAATGGAACCAGTGGCTGTTCCTGAAGATGCTGGAAAAAGGCATTGCCTACCGCAAAACCCAGACGGTGAACTGGGACCCGGTAGACCAAACCGTTCTGGCCAACGAACAAGTGATTGAAGGCCGTGGCTGGCGCTCCGGTGCGCTGGTTGAAAAGCGTGAAATCCCCGGCTACTACCTGCGCATTACCGATTACGCCGAAGAGCTGCTGGAGACCGTAAAAACCGGCCTGCCCGGCTGGCCCGAGCGTGTGCGCCTGATGCAGGAAAACTGGATCGGCAAGAGCCAGGGCGTACGCTTTGCCTTCCCTCACGATATTCGTGACGAGCAAGGCCAACTGATCCAGGACGGCCGTCTGTTCGTGTTCACCACCCGCGTGGACACCATCATGGGTGTTACCTTCTGTGCGGTTGCTCCTGAACACCCACTGGCTACTTTGGCCGCCCGCGACAATCCCGAGCTGGCCACCTTTATCGAAGAATGCAAGAAAGGCGGCACCACGGAAGCCGATATGGCGACCCGCGAGAAAGAAGGTCTGCCAACCGGCCTGACGGTCAAGCACCCACTGACCGGTGCAGATGTTCCTGTCTGGGTCGGTAACTACGTCTTGATGAGCTATGGCGATGGTGCTGTCATGGGCGTGCCTGCTCACGACGAACGCGACTTCGCCTTCGCCCTGAAATACCAATTGCCTATCAATCAGGTCATTGGTGTTGAAGGCAAAGAATACGACGCTACCCAATGGCAAGACTGGTACGGCGACAAGCAGCAAGGTCAAACCATCAATTCCGGCAAGTACGACGGCCTGACACACGTCGCTGCCGTCGATGCCATTGCCGCCGACCTGAACGCCAAGGATCTGGGCGAAAAACAAACCACCTACCGCCTGCGCGACTGGGGCATTTCCCGTCAGCGTTACTGGGGCACCCCAATCCCGATCATCCATTGCGACGATTGCGGTCCGGTTCCTGTTCCAGAAAAAGACCTGCCCGTGGTTCTGCCCGAAGAGCTGATTCCCGACGGCAGCGGCAACCCGCTGAACAAGCACGAAGCCTTCCTGAAGTGCACTTGCCCTTCTTGCGGCAAACCGGCTCGCCGCGAGACGGACACCATGGACACCTTTGTGGACTCGTCCTGGTACTTCCTGCGCTACACCACACCCAATCTGAACGACTCCATGACCGATCCGCGTAGCGATTACTGGATGCCCATGGATCAGTACATCGGTGGTATTGAACACGCTGTGCTGCACTTGCTGTACGCCCGCTTCTGGACCAAAGTCATGCGCGACATGGGCCTGGTCAAGATTGACGAGCCCTTCACCCGCCTGCTGTGCCAGGGCATGGTGCTCAATCACAGCTACACTCGCCGCACACCTCAAGGTGGTATCGAGTACTTCTGGCCTGAAACGGTCGAAAACGTCTACGACGAAAAAGGCGCGATTATCGGCGCCCGTTTGAAGAGCGATGGTCAGCCCGTGCAATACAACGGCATTGGCACCATGTCCAAGTCCAAGAACAACGGCGTGGATCCTCAATCCCTGATCGATACGATGGGTGCGGATACCGCCCGCCTGTTCATCATGTTCGCCAGCCCGCCAGAACAGACACTGGAGTGGTCAGACTCAGGTGTGGACGGTGCCAACCGCTTCCTGCGTCGTCTATGGGCCTTCTGCTACAACCGTGCCGATGCCCTGCGCGCTGGCAACACACAAACGACCGACTGGAGCAATCTGGACGCAACGGCCAAACGCGCCCGTCTGGAAATCCACTCCTTGCTCAAGCAAGCCAATTACGACTACGAGCGTATCCAGTACAACACGGTCGTGTCAGCTTGCATGAAAATGCTCAACACCCTGGAGCAGACACAATGGGAAGACACGCCTGCCGCACAACGTGCGCTGGCTGAAACTACCTCCATCCTGTTGCGCGTTCTGTATCCAGTTGTCCCCCACATCACCTGGCAGTTGTGGCGTGAACTGGGCTGGGCTGACGGTCAAGGCGATATGCTGGACGCTCAATGGCCTGTCGTGGATGAGCAAGCCTTGATTGCCGACGAAGTCGAGTTGATGCTGCAAGTCAACGGCAAGCTGCGCGGTTCTTTGATCGTGCCCCAGGGCGCAGAAAAGGCCGCCATTGAGCAAGCCGCAGCCGAACATGCTGCAGTACTCAAGTATTTGGAAGGCCGCCCCGCCAAACGCATCATTGTGGTGCCAGGCAAACTCGTTAACGTCGTAGGTTAATCATGTACTTAGCCCGCTTGTTTCCTTCCAGCTCCTTGTCTGTTCCTGCACCCAGGTTCTGGGGACTGGCGGGCTTGGTCATGCTGCTCAGTGTTGTTCTGACAGCGTGTGGTTTTCACCTCAAAGGCATAGCCCCGCTACCGTTCAACGCGATTTACACCAACATTACCGACAACAGCGCCTTTGGCGCGACCCTGCGTCGAACGCTATTGGCCAGTTCGCCTCAAAGCCACTTTGTGGAACGCCCACAAGAGGCTGAGGCCATCCTGCAGCAACTCTCTCTCAATCGTAGTCAGCGCGAAATCTCCATCAACGCCAAGGGCCAAGTGGAAGAGTACGAACTGCAACTGACCTTTGTATTTGAGCTACTGGACGCCAAAGGCCGCGCCGTGCTGCCCCCCACCACGTTGAATGTCATACGGGAAGTGCCTTACGACGCCGAAGCCGTCCAAGCCAAAGACAGCGAAATCGAGATGATTTTCCGTGATATGGAACAATCCTTGATCAACCGCATTGTGCGTCGCCTAAGTTCGCCTGATGTCACCAGCGCCTACCACTTCCTAAGCAATCAGCCCGAGGTCAGCTCCATGGAAGAATTGGAACTGCTGCCCAACCGACCACAGGCACCACTGTAAAGATGGGGCGCAGAGCCGACCACGATACTTTGCTGCGCGAACTGGCCACGCCATCAGCAGCCTTTCAACCGCTTTATGTGGTATCCGGTGACGAGCCCCTTTTACTGATTGAAGCCGCCGATGCGGTGCGCGCTCGCGCCCGCCTGGATGGGTTTACTGAACGCAGCAGCTTTACCTTGGATGCACGCGCAGACTGGTCACAACTGTTTGCCGTTGCTCAGAACATATCCTTGTTTGGCGATCAGAAGCTGGTTGATGTAAACATCCCCAGTGGCAAACCCGGCAAACCGGGCGGCGACGCCCTGCAAAAGCTGTGCGAACTGATCAGCAACGGGCAAATGGATGGCACCAGCTTTTTGATCCAACTTCCCCGCCTAGATAAGGCTACGCGCAACAGCAAATGGTGCCAGGCCCTGGAACAAGTCGCCTGTTGGGTTGAAATCCAGCCCATCAACCGCAACTCCCTGGCAGGCTGGATTGCCCAGCGCCTGAACGCTCAGGATCAAAGCCTGGAGCGCAACAGTCTGGAGTGGATGGCTGACAAGGTTGAAGGCAACCTCTTGGCAGCCCATCAAGAAATCCAGAAACTGGCTCTGATTTACCCTCCCGGTCAGTTGACCCAGGAGGAACTGGAAAACGCCGTCCTGAACGTGGCTCGCTACAGCATCTTTGATTTGCGCGACTCCATGTTGGCCGGCCATAGCCAACGCGCCCTGACCGTGCTCGATGGCTTGCAGGCAGAAGGCGAAGCTCTGCCCCTGGTCCTGTGGGCTGTCGGTGAAGAAGTGCGTACCTTGGCGCGCTTGTCACAGGCGCGCCAACAAGGGCAGGATATATCCAACCTGTTTCGCCAGTACCGCATTTTTGGCCCACGCGAAAAACTCGTCCGTCAGGCCCTGGACCGCATTCCGTCTCAAAGCTGGCCTGCCTCAGTGCTGCATGCACACGATATAGACCGATTGATCAAAGGCCTGCACCCCAACGGACGTCAGCAAGACCCATGGGAAGAAATGCGCCGCCTGACCATGCGTATCGCGGTCGCGACACAAGCACCCCGCCGCTAAGCGTCCGATACCCCTTAACCTCTCAATTGTTGCGATAATGCTCTCTTGAATCGGAGAGTTACACGGCTATGAACGATATCACCCAGTCCTCTACCACCACTCAGGTCGGCGATCTATCCTCCATGATGCAAGATTTGGGCAAGCGCGCCCAGCTTGCTGCCCGTCGCATGCGCGC is a genomic window containing:
- the rpmB gene encoding 50S ribosomal protein L28; translation: MARVCQVTGKGPMSGNNVSHANNKTKRRFLPNLQSRRFWVESENRWVRLRVSANAIRTIDKNGIDSVLADMRSRGEKY
- a CDS encoding class I SAM-dependent methyltransferase, whose amino-acid sequence is MVQAKLDRLSVPVRLTLPNGEQVGTANASVHLTIKDNATLAQLAAGQSGQLGEAYVEGRMDFEGSMRDLMQLAADILPGSPVDAAQAGWLTSIIKHLTSVWRHSQEKDAKQIQFHYDLSDDFYALWLDPRRVYSCAYYREPDMTLAQAQEAKLDHICRKLRLQPGERFLDVGAGWGGLLMWAAEHYDVDVTGITLSRNQHAYVNGLIEQKGLSGRARMMLLDYRELDELKPYDKLASVGMFEHVGRAQLTAYFDKLRRLVKPGGLILNHGITAGGVDNSQLGAGMGDFIEKYIFPGGELTHISHVLRHLAEGGLEGLDIENLRPHYARTLWAWSDALESQLDKAKTALDSEQGQKSLRAYRVYLAGCAMGFEHGWIALHQVLAQAQSVGRAQELEYAPGVVYPWRRDYMYQP
- the lptE gene encoding LPS assembly lipoprotein LptE — translated: MYLARLFPSSSLSVPAPRFWGLAGLVMLLSVVLTACGFHLKGIAPLPFNAIYTNITDNSAFGATLRRTLLASSPQSHFVERPQEAEAILQQLSLNRSQREISINAKGQVEEYELQLTFVFELLDAKGRAVLPPTTLNVIREVPYDAEAVQAKDSEIEMIFRDMEQSLINRIVRRLSSPDVTSAYHFLSNQPEVSSMEELELLPNRPQAPL
- a CDS encoding ABC transporter substrate-binding protein, whose translation is MSSYFPHAGAKSRLHRFPLIQASVLTSVLLGLSSAAQAATPVSCELDRAVRFGGMNWESNLVLTEVERFIADKGYGCKTEVISVETLPALAALERGDLDVNTEIWLNSVADPWKQAQATGNVKRIGDIYMGGEAWFIPRYTAERLPELKSAADLPKFKDEFKDPEEPGKGRFYGCPAGWGCEVVSGNLFNALKLGDTYTLFSPGTGATQKAALTSAYQRKENIVFYYWYPTPLVGSMDLVKLELPAYDEKKHGCLTDPNCANPEPSDYPENPVFTAVNTEFSKQAPELTAFLANVSVPLELMNNTMAHMEKTEGEPEDVAHWFLKEHEDIWSKWVPMEVAQRVKAAL
- the leuS gene encoding leucine--tRNA ligase, whose amino-acid sequence is MQERYNPSEVEQLAQQNWTDRDAYRAVENATAPDGSLKPKFYACSMLPYPSGKLHMGHVRNYTINDMMARQLRMRGFNVLMPMGWDAFGMPAENAAIKSQVPPAKWTYDNIAYMKKQMQAMGLAIDWSREMCACDPDYYKWNQWLFLKMLEKGIAYRKTQTVNWDPVDQTVLANEQVIEGRGWRSGALVEKREIPGYYLRITDYAEELLETVKTGLPGWPERVRLMQENWIGKSQGVRFAFPHDIRDEQGQLIQDGRLFVFTTRVDTIMGVTFCAVAPEHPLATLAARDNPELATFIEECKKGGTTEADMATREKEGLPTGLTVKHPLTGADVPVWVGNYVLMSYGDGAVMGVPAHDERDFAFALKYQLPINQVIGVEGKEYDATQWQDWYGDKQQGQTINSGKYDGLTHVAAVDAIAADLNAKDLGEKQTTYRLRDWGISRQRYWGTPIPIIHCDDCGPVPVPEKDLPVVLPEELIPDGSGNPLNKHEAFLKCTCPSCGKPARRETDTMDTFVDSSWYFLRYTTPNLNDSMTDPRSDYWMPMDQYIGGIEHAVLHLLYARFWTKVMRDMGLVKIDEPFTRLLCQGMVLNHSYTRRTPQGGIEYFWPETVENVYDEKGAIIGARLKSDGQPVQYNGIGTMSKSKNNGVDPQSLIDTMGADTARLFIMFASPPEQTLEWSDSGVDGANRFLRRLWAFCYNRADALRAGNTQTTDWSNLDATAKRARLEIHSLLKQANYDYERIQYNTVVSACMKMLNTLEQTQWEDTPAAQRALAETTSILLRVLYPVVPHITWQLWRELGWADGQGDMLDAQWPVVDEQALIADEVELMLQVNGKLRGSLIVPQGAEKAAIEQAAAEHAAVLKYLEGRPAKRIIVVPGKLVNVVG
- the rpmG gene encoding 50S ribosomal protein L33 produces the protein MAKGIREKIKLESSAGTGHFYTTTKNKRNMPEKMVIKKFDPVVRKHVEYKETKLR
- a CDS encoding Bcr/CflA family multidrug efflux MFS transporter, giving the protein MGLLTALGPLAIDMYLPAFPAMAQSLNTSAGMVERTLASFLLGVGVAQLVYGPMADRFGRKLPLLMGVLIFTTASFFCARASNIDELTAWRIVQAFGGAAGMAIPRAVIRDRFETREAARALSMLMLIMGVMPILAPLIGGQILLFSDWRGIFYFMAGCGVLLWLLTFFTMKESLAPEHVLPLQPKLIAHNYSALLRDKPFMFYSLAAGFSSAGMFAYIAGSPRVFIDLFSVEPRHFGFYFGANAACLIVFSQVSARLLNTYSPPTLLRVAQGLQVIFTVLGATLTLSGVLDLTWLMVTLMGFMACQGFVNPNSAALALSEQGHRLGTASALMGALQMLCGALAGFAVSSWAAPNALPLTAVLAICAILSWLFGRNAARKAR
- the holA gene encoding DNA polymerase III subunit delta, whose protein sequence is MGRRADHDTLLRELATPSAAFQPLYVVSGDEPLLLIEAADAVRARARLDGFTERSSFTLDARADWSQLFAVAQNISLFGDQKLVDVNIPSGKPGKPGGDALQKLCELISNGQMDGTSFLIQLPRLDKATRNSKWCQALEQVACWVEIQPINRNSLAGWIAQRLNAQDQSLERNSLEWMADKVEGNLLAAHQEIQKLALIYPPGQLTQEELENAVLNVARYSIFDLRDSMLAGHSQRALTVLDGLQAEGEALPLVLWAVGEEVRTLARLSQARQQGQDISNLFRQYRIFGPREKLVRQALDRIPSQSWPASVLHAHDIDRLIKGLHPNGRQQDPWEEMRRLTMRIAVATQAPRR